One genomic window of Paenibacillus xylanilyticus includes the following:
- a CDS encoding PLP-dependent aminotransferase family protein, protein MHIELKRGSSTKLYIQIALTLADRIRSGLIEPGTRLPSVRKMTADLGVSLVTVSKAYAELEAIQLITCSQGKGCYVRGAQEIEQTEGMDKNQQAERNHDNNTPWNWQMALVDYLPRAQLWRHFDASPQVQYELHMSAIQPELLPTTEIINSAYRLSSDHPERMAAYGSFQGDRELRQTFAGHFAERGLQVAPERMLITSGTQQGIDLVARTFVGPGDVVYMEAPTYTGAIDVFTSRGAKIITVPMDGEGMRIDLLTRLCDTYPPKLIYTIPTYHNPTGVTMSARRRAQLLNLAQSYHCLILEDDPFADLYFRDSPPASIKSMDTTGHVVYIKSFSKVLSPGCRVACAIAEGSVLTRLVAAKSTADLGSPLLTQKALQSFIQHQYSSYIVRLRKELYARLQAASDVLEEYRVPGMYWVLPEGGLNLWLQLPDGLDMRELHRQSLAAGVSFLPGSACYVGETDTASLRICFTVTNVKGLCEGLRVLCGVIQRVMPKQGGTAADRLPLI, encoded by the coding sequence ATGCACATTGAATTGAAACGGGGAAGCAGTACCAAATTGTATATTCAGATCGCGCTTACACTCGCAGATCGGATCCGTTCAGGTTTGATTGAGCCTGGAACACGTCTGCCATCTGTACGTAAAATGACCGCGGACCTGGGAGTAAGTCTCGTTACCGTGTCTAAGGCATATGCCGAACTGGAGGCTATTCAACTGATAACCTGCTCACAGGGGAAAGGATGCTATGTACGAGGGGCCCAGGAGATAGAGCAAACGGAGGGGATGGATAAAAACCAGCAAGCCGAGCGAAATCACGATAATAATACGCCGTGGAACTGGCAGATGGCACTTGTGGATTATTTGCCGCGTGCGCAGCTTTGGCGGCATTTTGATGCTTCTCCTCAGGTGCAGTATGAATTGCATATGTCAGCCATCCAGCCTGAGCTGCTGCCAACGACTGAAATTATTAATAGTGCCTACCGGTTGTCCTCCGACCACCCTGAACGCATGGCAGCGTACGGCTCTTTTCAGGGGGACCGGGAACTCCGCCAGACCTTTGCAGGCCATTTTGCCGAAAGGGGTCTGCAAGTCGCCCCAGAGCGAATGCTAATTACAAGTGGGACACAGCAGGGAATCGACTTGGTTGCCCGTACCTTCGTTGGGCCTGGAGATGTGGTCTACATGGAGGCTCCTACATACACGGGTGCAATTGATGTATTTACGAGCAGAGGAGCCAAAATCATTACCGTGCCAATGGACGGTGAAGGCATGCGTATTGATCTGTTGACACGTCTGTGCGACACGTACCCGCCAAAGTTGATTTATACCATCCCTACATACCACAATCCAACAGGTGTAACGATGAGCGCCAGAAGACGGGCACAACTATTGAATCTGGCACAGAGCTATCACTGTCTCATTTTGGAGGATGATCCATTCGCCGATCTGTATTTCCGTGATTCTCCTCCTGCGTCCATTAAATCGATGGATACTACAGGCCATGTCGTTTATATCAAAAGCTTCAGCAAGGTGCTGTCTCCCGGTTGCCGCGTAGCCTGTGCCATTGCTGAAGGGAGTGTGCTGACCCGTTTGGTCGCAGCCAAATCCACGGCAGATCTGGGCAGTCCTTTACTTACACAAAAGGCACTTCAATCCTTCATTCAGCATCAGTATAGCTCCTATATCGTTCGATTACGCAAAGAGCTGTACGCCAGACTACAGGCAGCATCCGATGTTCTGGAGGAATACCGTGTACCCGGTATGTACTGGGTCCTGCCTGAAGGTGGGTTAAACCTGTGGCTTCAGCTGCCAGATGGACTGGATATGCGGGAACTGCACCGTCAGTCACTGGCTGCAGGCGTTTCTTTTCTGCCGGGATCTGCTTGTTATGTAGGTGAGACGGATACGGCAAGTCTGCGAATTTGTTTTACGGTTACGAATGTGAAGGGGTTGTGTGAAGGGCTTCGTGTGTTGTGCGGTGTTATTCAGAGGGTGATGCCTAAGCAGGGGGGAACAGCAGCGGACAGGCTCCCGCTCATATAA